A genomic window from Maridesulfovibrio sp. includes:
- a CDS encoding pentapeptide repeat-containing protein, with amino-acid sequence MLAILWVQCFLIFLILCVYSPKLYDYSGVRAIYEKMFPPSPEDAEKSPKPSSFVLWAIGIYVALFSIASARYDRAVNSYEMQISAWQTQMATEFRPEVCANLTILQQIRVPKKPEVFNPSSTIKSFYTEEKYEDGQATLLHTIEAYKKNLCNSTLTKADLRDADLREAILTEADLTEAILTEAYLTRADLKGAKLWRTDLTGADLRGVGLRKAILMVAKLTGAKLKGADLKGANIWGTDLTEADLTGAKLWRTDLKGAKLWGTDLTGADLRGVGLREAKLMVAKLTGAHLTGADLKGANIWGTDLTGADLTEADLTGAHLTGADLTGAKLTGADLKGAKLTGAHLTGADLTEADLTGAHLTGAYLKGAKLTGADLTGAHLTGAYLTGAYLTGAKLTGADLKGANIWGTDLTGAHLTEADLTGANLIKVDLTKVKSLYKTKLPSEIEKELRNTHPHLFEKPRWYKD; translated from the coding sequence ATGCTAGCCATTTTGTGGGTTCAATGTTTCTTAATATTTCTAATTCTTTGCGTATATTCTCCAAAACTTTATGACTACTCCGGTGTACGGGCTATTTATGAGAAAATGTTTCCCCCTTCCCCCGAAGATGCCGAGAAAAGTCCCAAACCAAGCTCTTTTGTGTTATGGGCTATCGGTATTTATGTTGCTTTATTTAGCATAGCTTCTGCCCGATATGACCGGGCTGTAAATTCTTATGAAATGCAGATTTCAGCGTGGCAGACGCAGATGGCGACTGAATTTAGACCTGAAGTTTGTGCCAATCTCACAATTCTCCAACAAATCAGAGTCCCTAAAAAGCCGGAAGTTTTTAATCCTTCCAGTACGATTAAATCCTTTTACACAGAGGAGAAGTATGAGGATGGGCAAGCAACTCTTTTACATACAATTGAGGCGTATAAAAAGAATTTATGTAACTCAACTTTAACCAAAGCAGACCTCAGAGATGCAGACCTCAGAGAAGCAATACTCACGGAGGCAGACCTCACGGAAGCAATACTCACGGAGGCATACCTCACGAGGGCAGACCTCAAGGGGGCAAAACTCTGGAGAACAGACCTCACGGGGGCAGACCTCAGGGGGGTAGGTCTCAGAAAAGCGATACTCATGGTGGCAAAACTCACGGGGGCAAAGCTCAAGGGGGCAGACCTCAAGGGGGCAAACATCTGGGGGACAGACCTCACGGAGGCAGACCTCACGGGGGCAAAACTCTGGAGAACAGACCTCAAGGGGGCAAAACTCTGGGGAACAGACCTCACGGGGGCAGACCTCAGGGGGGTAGGTCTCAGAGAAGCGAAACTCATGGTGGCAAAACTCACGGGGGCACACCTCACGGGGGCAGACCTCAAGGGGGCAAACATCTGGGGGACAGACCTCACGGGGGCAGACCTCACGGAGGCAGACCTCACGGGGGCACACCTCACGGGGGCAGACCTCACGGGGGCAAAACTCACGGGGGCAGACCTCAAGGGGGCAAAACTCACGGGGGCACACCTCACGGGGGCAGACCTCACGGAGGCAGACCTCACGGGGGCACACCTCACGGGGGCATACCTCAAGGGGGCAAAACTCACGGGGGCAGACCTCACGGGGGCACACCTCACGGGGGCATACCTCACGGGGGCATACCTCACGGGGGCAAAACTCACGGGGGCAGACCTCAAGGGGGCAAACATCTGGGGAACAGACCTCACGGGGGCACACCTCACGGAGGCAGACCTCACGGGGGCAAATCTCATAAAAGTTGATTTGACAAAAGTAAAATCGCTATACAAAACAAAACTCCCCTCCGAAATAGAAAAAGAACTCAGAAATACCCACCCACACTTATTCGAAAAACCACGCTGGTATAAAGACTAA
- the terL gene encoding phage terminase large subunit produces the protein MSKTVKANGLMGNLLMNLKEQVPQAESQYIGTGKPDMPLKEFIRNAWHVIEPGRTFVDGWHIGAIVEHLEAVSTGEISRLLINMPPRHMKSLSVSVCWPAWEWTFNPWIQFFFSSYSAMLSTRDNMKTREIVTSPWYQEAWPHVQLKRDQNAKDKFENKAGGFRFSSSVGGRATGEGGDRIVADDPHNMSEVNSDAKRKEVLDWWDNTMQTRLNDPKTGAFVVVMQRGHQQDLSGHILEKGGYTHLCLPARYEGNKFHTVLGFEDPREKEGQLLWPERFDEETLTHIENSFSSPTEAAGQLQQRPVPKGGATFQVDWFKRYTKLPKFNRIVEHWDTAQKKNANAAYSVGQLWGEAYNGYYLLDLIRKKMEYPELKRTIKRRYAIHKASAIVIEDKSSGISVIQDLQDETKLPVVPWAVTGGDKENRANAVADTIEGGNVWLPESAEWLDVFLDEVEHFPGSKYKDQVDVMTQALEYFLRRGGLTEGRDMS, from the coding sequence ATGAGTAAAACGGTGAAAGCAAACGGCCTGATGGGGAATCTGCTCATGAATTTGAAGGAGCAGGTTCCACAGGCTGAATCTCAGTACATAGGCACTGGGAAGCCTGATATGCCGCTGAAAGAGTTCATCCGCAATGCATGGCACGTTATCGAGCCGGGGCGGACCTTTGTTGACGGCTGGCATATCGGGGCCATTGTGGAGCATCTGGAGGCGGTCAGTACCGGGGAGATTTCAAGGCTGCTGATCAATATGCCGCCTCGCCACATGAAGTCGCTGTCCGTGTCAGTCTGCTGGCCGGCATGGGAATGGACCTTCAATCCGTGGATTCAATTTTTCTTCAGCTCCTATTCGGCCATGCTTTCAACGCGAGACAATATGAAGACCCGTGAGATCGTGACTTCGCCCTGGTATCAGGAAGCATGGCCTCATGTGCAGCTCAAGCGGGACCAGAACGCCAAGGATAAGTTTGAAAACAAGGCCGGGGGCTTCCGGTTCTCCTCATCTGTCGGCGGTAGGGCTACAGGTGAAGGCGGGGACCGCATAGTAGCTGATGACCCCCACAACATGTCCGAGGTCAATTCTGATGCCAAGCGTAAGGAAGTGCTGGATTGGTGGGACAACACCATGCAGACCCGTCTCAATGATCCCAAGACCGGGGCATTCGTAGTCGTCATGCAGCGCGGCCACCAGCAGGATCTGAGCGGTCATATTCTGGAGAAGGGCGGGTACACCCATCTCTGTTTGCCTGCACGGTACGAGGGGAATAAGTTCCATACGGTGCTTGGGTTCGAAGATCCCCGCGAAAAGGAAGGGCAGCTGCTCTGGCCGGAACGTTTTGACGAGGAAACCCTGACCCATATTGAAAATTCTTTCTCATCACCTACTGAGGCCGCAGGGCAGCTCCAGCAGCGTCCGGTTCCGAAAGGCGGGGCAACTTTTCAGGTGGATTGGTTCAAGCGGTATACCAAGCTTCCCAAATTCAATCGCATTGTTGAGCACTGGGACACGGCCCAGAAGAAGAATGCCAATGCCGCTTATTCGGTAGGGCAGCTCTGGGGCGAGGCCTACAACGGCTATTACCTGCTGGATCTGATCCGCAAGAAAATGGAATACCCGGAGCTGAAGCGCACAATCAAGAGACGGTACGCGATCCACAAGGCCTCCGCGATCGTAATTGAGGACAAGTCCAGTGGGATCAGCGTTATTCAGGATTTGCAGGATGAAACAAAGCTTCCGGTCGTGCCGTGGGCAGTGACCGGGGGCGATAAGGAAAACAGGGCCAATGCGGTAGCCGATACGATCGAGGGCGGCAATGTCTGGTTGCCGGAGTCTGCTGAGTGGCTGGATGTTTTTCTGGATGAGGTGGAGCATTTTCCCGGCTCCAAATACAAGGATCAGGTGGATGTAATGACGCAGGCCTTGGAGTATTTTCTTAGAAGGGGAGGCCTAACCGAAGGCCGCGACATGTCCTAG
- a CDS encoding tyrosine-type recombinase/integrase: MKKKNPNHPEKGSKLKVDPITSLKDIANLKKLLADNPRDLALFVLGINTNLRAIDLVQIEAEQFIYAKAGDELVLEEQKTAKGRRITLNETVIKAVRPWAMQCRDEERIFLFTGRNGKSMAPNYVNKLVKKWCEKINLKGQYGSHTLRKTFGYHQRVTFGVDIPTLMEIFNHSSQKQTLDYLCVQPEEIKDVYMNEL, encoded by the coding sequence ATGAAAAAAAAGAATCCGAATCATCCCGAAAAAGGAAGCAAGCTCAAGGTTGATCCGATCACTTCGCTGAAGGACATTGCGAATCTGAAAAAGCTGCTTGCGGACAATCCGCGCGATTTGGCTTTGTTCGTTCTGGGGATCAACACCAATCTCCGCGCCATTGATCTGGTCCAGATTGAGGCCGAACAGTTTATTTATGCCAAAGCCGGTGATGAGCTGGTGCTTGAAGAGCAGAAGACAGCTAAGGGTCGCAGGATCACCTTGAACGAAACCGTCATCAAGGCTGTGCGTCCCTGGGCGATGCAGTGCCGGGATGAGGAACGGATTTTTCTTTTTACGGGCAGAAACGGCAAGTCTATGGCTCCGAATTACGTGAACAAGCTGGTCAAGAAGTGGTGCGAGAAAATCAATCTGAAGGGGCAATACGGATCTCATACGTTGCGGAAAACATTCGGCTATCACCAGAGGGTGACATTCGGTGTGGATATCCCGACCTTGATGGAAATTTTTAATCACTCCAGCCAGAAGCAGACCCTTGATTACCTGTGCGTCCAGCCTGAGGAAATCAAGGATGTGTACATGAACGAGCTATGA
- a CDS encoding pentapeptide repeat-containing protein gives MNKDEMIELLKTDVEGWNKYVRERKGRNPLERTNMPMIDLQGADLQNANLRNANLEKTDLNRANLFNSNLSQTNFVDTILTNTILDGATLQGTNFFGALLKDTSFIKSELRGTYLHKAKLFNTNFRDSIFISVLFSSKDQLNEIRHPLSEEQLANCIFEDEKNFYKRQASGTKLSEDLFLSTPLKEENNSLKIHFKDHTSWTPRDLSIFLMGIQSAYSNLLYLHTTDNDVLEHIENNLEHSSIYPPLDQEICIQSIQNGSMLIEIGKLIQEASPLSDLQMVMITLSSLATISLPLAKSAKIVSEIFKTNSETRKNNAETRKNNAETEKIKAETEKLKTETTLMTCQSAPATNQEKRELLSINAKDKEISQAISNILFANITVANNPDLVIKATKHLQIALLELAKAYKVDPEIIPPKIDQEEQ, from the coding sequence ATGAATAAAGATGAGATGATTGAGCTCCTTAAGACTGATGTTGAGGGTTGGAATAAATATGTAAGAGAGCGCAAAGGTCGTAATCCCCTTGAGAGAACAAATATGCCTATGATTGACTTACAAGGCGCTGACTTACAAAATGCCAATCTACGAAATGCCAATCTAGAAAAAACAGACCTTAACAGGGCCAACTTATTCAATTCTAACCTTTCTCAGACAAACTTCGTAGATACAATTCTTACCAATACAATTCTTGATGGCGCGACTCTCCAAGGAACAAATTTCTTTGGAGCCCTTTTAAAAGATACCTCTTTTATTAAATCAGAACTTCGTGGAACGTACTTGCACAAAGCCAAGCTCTTTAATACAAATTTTAGAGATTCTATTTTTATCTCAGTATTGTTTTCATCAAAAGATCAATTAAACGAAATTAGACATCCTCTTTCCGAAGAGCAACTTGCTAACTGCATCTTTGAAGACGAAAAGAATTTTTACAAAAGGCAAGCATCAGGTACAAAACTTTCGGAAGATCTTTTTTTATCTACCCCACTTAAGGAAGAAAACAATTCGTTAAAAATACATTTCAAAGATCACACCTCATGGACCCCACGAGATCTTTCTATTTTCCTTATGGGAATTCAGTCTGCATATTCCAATCTTCTATACTTACACACTACAGATAACGATGTACTAGAGCATATCGAAAACAACCTTGAACACAGCTCCATTTACCCTCCCTTAGATCAAGAAATTTGCATTCAATCTATTCAGAATGGGTCAATGCTTATTGAAATTGGAAAATTAATCCAAGAAGCCTCTCCTTTATCTGACTTGCAAATGGTAATGATAACACTCAGCTCTCTTGCAACTATTTCATTACCCCTGGCCAAATCTGCAAAAATCGTTTCTGAAATATTCAAAACGAATTCTGAAACACGAAAAAACAATGCTGAAACACGAAAAAACAATGCTGAAACAGAAAAGATCAAAGCCGAAACAGAAAAACTCAAAACCGAAACAACACTTATGACCTGCCAATCAGCTCCAGCAACAAATCAAGAAAAAAGAGAACTTCTTTCTATTAACGCAAAAGATAAAGAAATTAGCCAAGCTATTAGTAATATCCTTTTTGCCAACATAACTGTCGCAAATAATCCAGACCTAGTAATTAAAGCTACAAAACACCTCCAAATTGCCCTCCTGGAATTAGCGAAAGCATACAAAGTAGACCCAGAAATTATTCCTCCAAAAATAGATCAGGAAGAACAATAG
- a CDS encoding replicative DNA helicase, giving the protein MNMSAPPNNMELERAVLSAVIRDNGRNVDDLLPILKTPDHFYSPVHQNIWQTVLALHREQVPIDIVSLNDRLMKNGRSEACGGAVFLAELANDIQPVRHAKSWAMDLQGYARRRAMANLGQQLIEHAYTADADPSEFAATAQEVVDSVLEDRVDVGSQKPSEIIKEYVKYLEGLEKRGGDGIKTHLYKLNSITGGFLPGEIVILAGRPSNGKTALALNFALHSIVRQVPVGIFSLEMMRYLLVNRFLASTHGINSMRFRDGKFSEGDWQNIYDFAQYFEGTDPWLRIWDRPSLSASELRAQCRRWKREFGLRFAVVDYIQLVRPDSRGGSREREVAEISRLMKETATECGITLLVLAQLNREVENRKSKIPLLSDLRESGAIEQDADQVVFIRPWNPKTTDDLVEVTLDVAKSRNSNTGSLETMYRRRRLQFLNDNEKDWSWLDFMPA; this is encoded by the coding sequence ATGAATATGTCCGCACCTCCCAATAATATGGAGCTTGAAAGGGCTGTTCTCAGTGCTGTGATCCGGGATAACGGTCGCAACGTTGATGATTTGCTTCCCATTCTCAAGACTCCTGATCATTTTTATTCTCCAGTTCACCAGAATATCTGGCAGACAGTTCTTGCCCTGCATCGTGAGCAGGTTCCTATCGATATCGTTTCGCTCAATGACCGGCTTATGAAGAACGGTCGTTCTGAAGCGTGTGGCGGTGCTGTGTTCCTCGCTGAGCTGGCCAATGATATTCAGCCGGTCCGTCATGCAAAGAGCTGGGCTATGGATTTACAGGGCTATGCCCGGCGCAGGGCTATGGCCAATCTAGGGCAGCAGCTCATCGAGCACGCCTATACTGCCGATGCGGACCCTTCCGAATTTGCCGCAACTGCGCAGGAGGTTGTTGATTCTGTCCTCGAGGACCGGGTCGATGTCGGCTCACAGAAGCCGTCCGAGATCATCAAGGAATACGTGAAGTATCTTGAGGGTCTTGAAAAGCGCGGCGGAGACGGCATTAAAACCCACCTTTACAAGCTCAACAGTATTACCGGCGGTTTTCTCCCCGGAGAGATTGTTATTCTTGCCGGGCGTCCTTCCAACGGTAAGACCGCTCTTGCACTCAATTTTGCCCTTCATTCCATAGTTCGTCAGGTTCCAGTGGGGATATTTTCCCTGGAAATGATGCGCTATCTGCTGGTGAACCGTTTTCTTGCGTCTACTCATGGGATTAACTCCATGCGTTTCCGTGACGGGAAGTTTTCCGAGGGAGACTGGCAGAATATCTATGACTTTGCCCAATATTTTGAAGGTACAGACCCGTGGTTGCGGATCTGGGACAGGCCTTCACTTTCCGCTTCAGAGCTGCGCGCGCAGTGCCGGCGTTGGAAGCGGGAGTTCGGTTTGCGTTTTGCGGTGGTGGACTACATTCAGCTCGTGCGTCCTGATTCCCGTGGTGGGTCCCGCGAAAGGGAAGTGGCCGAAATTTCAAGGCTCATGAAAGAAACCGCTACCGAGTGCGGCATCACTCTTCTTGTGCTGGCCCAGCTCAACCGCGAAGTCGAGAACCGTAAAAGCAAGATTCCGCTTCTTTCGGATCTGCGTGAGTCCGGAGCCATTGAGCAGGATGCTGATCAGGTCGTTTTTATCCGGCCATGGAATCCCAAGACAACGGATGATCTGGTGGAAGTGACTTTGGATGTGGCCAAAAGCAGGAACTCAAATACTGGTAGCCTCGAAACAATGTATCGGCGCAGGCGGTTGCAGTTCCTCAATGACAATGAAAAGGATTGGAGCTGGCTGGATTTTATGCCGGCTTAA
- the thiD gene encoding bifunctional hydroxymethylpyrimidine kinase/phosphomethylpyrimidine kinase: MEPLPCVLTIAGSDSGGGAGIQADLKAISMAGCYGASAITALTAQNTTGVAGIEAVSPEFVALQIETVCDDIKVRAAKTGMLFSAPIIRAVGEALNGRDIPLVIDPVCVATSGAKLLKDDAVEAMKEIFHLADLLTPNVPEAELFTGLEIKSREDIFEAIEILLEMGPKAVLVKGGHFDSVAATDWLGIKGRQPIPLMQQRVKTKNSHGTGCTLSAAIASGLAKGYDMVTAVRKAQEYLNLALRSGFDLGEGSGPPNHLAPMLIEGMKQGTLSELHEFGLRLECMHGLSQLIPEVRMNVAVALPHATEIKDVAAFSGRISCTRKGQVMVCGHPEFGASFNVAKILLCARKANPEIGCAARLRLNNQILDAAAECGFVEAWFDRADEPDEVQGTEEYFLEWGTCKAMAEHTEPQNVDVICESGAKGIEPCLFFLAKDFGGLEAKLTKLLAAMADELN; the protein is encoded by the coding sequence ATGGAACCGCTTCCATGCGTTTTGACAATAGCAGGGTCTGATTCTGGTGGTGGAGCCGGGATTCAGGCTGATCTTAAAGCCATTTCCATGGCCGGCTGTTATGGAGCCAGCGCAATCACCGCTCTCACAGCCCAGAATACTACTGGAGTTGCCGGGATTGAGGCTGTATCACCAGAGTTCGTAGCTCTTCAGATTGAAACGGTCTGTGATGATATTAAAGTCCGTGCAGCAAAGACCGGTATGCTTTTTTCTGCACCCATTATACGCGCAGTTGGTGAGGCTTTAAATGGTAGAGATATCCCGTTGGTGATTGATCCGGTATGCGTGGCCACAAGTGGTGCGAAGCTTCTTAAAGATGACGCAGTTGAAGCCATGAAGGAAATTTTCCACCTGGCTGATCTGCTGACTCCCAATGTGCCTGAGGCGGAACTCTTCACAGGTCTGGAAATCAAGAGTCGGGAAGACATTTTTGAAGCTATTGAAATTCTCCTTGAGATGGGACCGAAGGCCGTTCTGGTCAAGGGCGGGCATTTTGATTCCGTAGCTGCAACTGATTGGCTTGGAATTAAGGGGCGGCAGCCGATTCCGCTTATGCAGCAGCGAGTAAAGACAAAGAACAGCCACGGTACAGGCTGCACTCTTTCTGCGGCCATTGCTTCCGGGCTGGCTAAAGGATATGATATGGTTACTGCTGTGCGGAAGGCCCAGGAATATCTTAACCTTGCGCTGAGGTCCGGGTTTGACCTAGGTGAAGGAAGTGGGCCGCCGAACCATCTGGCTCCCATGCTGATCGAAGGCATGAAGCAGGGCACCCTTTCGGAGCTCCATGAGTTTGGTTTACGGTTGGAGTGCATGCATGGCCTGAGTCAGCTGATTCCCGAAGTCCGGATGAATGTTGCAGTGGCTTTACCGCATGCCACCGAGATAAAAGATGTTGCTGCTTTTAGCGGAAGGATCTCGTGTACCCGCAAAGGTCAGGTTATGGTATGCGGTCATCCAGAGTTCGGTGCTTCTTTCAATGTTGCTAAAATTTTACTCTGTGCCAGAAAGGCTAATCCGGAAATAGGCTGTGCTGCCAGATTGCGTCTTAACAATCAGATTTTAGATGCAGCAGCTGAATGCGGATTTGTCGAAGCTTGGTTTGACCGCGCTGATGAACCGGATGAAGTTCAGGGAACTGAAGAGTATTTCCTTGAGTGGGGAACCTGCAAAGCCATGGCCGAGCATACTGAACCTCAAAACGTGGATGTTATATGTGAGTCCGGTGCAAAAGGAATAGAACCGTGTTTATTCTTTTTGGCAAAAGATTTTGGAGGCCTTGAAGCAAAGCTAACAAAGCTTCTGGCGGCTATGGCTGACGAGTTGAACTGA
- a CDS encoding PocR ligand-binding domain-containing protein, which translates to MEISLIQNCPSKSIREKLSSLLFKDLIELDELQNMLEVSYNATGIPSGIIDAFTGEVYAGAGWQKICVNFHRAHPETCAKCIENDTIITNKIQKGTYHGYKCSNGMWDIGVPIMCLEQHIATFFLGQFFYDDEEPDRDFFIKQAEKYKFDREKYLEALDEVPRFKRERVEEILKRNIALAAFLSDSASKSMRNFYEIEQRKEAEKEVKRLRNYLANIIDSMPSILIGVDPEGKITQWNKEAESVYGIGQADAIGKDIRNAMPPLSSQMERIHTAIRTCRKQEYIKRPAPDEKDNTCEDVTIYPLISNGARGAVIRIDNVTDRVNLERRMLQSEKMMSIGGLAAGMAHEINNPLSGIMGHATNIKKRIYSDLVNNISTAEKCNISLENMRCYVDERGITRMLNGISEAGERAATIVRNMLAFSRKSESSYEPHNLTELLDKTIELASSDYDLRREFDFRQIEIIREYSEDVPLVVCESNEIQQVFLNILKNGAEAMSGSQRKSSFLCKIYAKEGNAVVEIIDNGPGIPNEVREHIFEPFFTTKGIGKGTGLGLSVSYFIINDQHSGSMDVQSVPGEWTKFTIKLPLK; encoded by the coding sequence ATGGAAATATCATTAATACAAAACTGTCCTTCCAAAAGCATAAGAGAGAAGCTCTCCAGTCTTTTATTCAAGGACTTGATTGAACTAGATGAACTCCAGAATATGTTGGAAGTCAGCTATAATGCAACCGGAATACCCTCTGGTATTATAGATGCTTTTACAGGAGAAGTTTACGCCGGGGCAGGTTGGCAAAAAATATGTGTTAATTTCCATAGAGCCCACCCTGAGACTTGCGCCAAGTGTATAGAAAACGACACTATCATTACAAATAAAATTCAAAAAGGTACATATCACGGATATAAGTGTTCTAACGGTATGTGGGATATCGGCGTTCCCATTATGTGTCTGGAACAGCACATTGCAACTTTTTTTCTCGGACAATTCTTTTACGACGACGAAGAACCGGACCGTGATTTTTTCATCAAACAGGCTGAGAAATATAAATTTGACCGGGAAAAGTATCTTGAAGCGCTTGATGAAGTACCCAGATTCAAGCGGGAACGCGTTGAAGAAATCTTGAAACGAAATATCGCACTGGCCGCATTCCTTTCAGATTCAGCTTCCAAAAGCATGCGCAACTTTTATGAAATAGAACAACGTAAGGAAGCTGAAAAAGAAGTCAAGAGACTACGCAACTATCTTGCAAACATCATCGATTCCATGCCGTCAATTCTAATTGGAGTTGATCCGGAGGGGAAAATAACCCAATGGAACAAAGAGGCTGAATCTGTTTACGGCATAGGACAGGCAGACGCCATCGGCAAAGATATCAGAAACGCGATGCCACCCCTGTCATCCCAGATGGAACGCATTCACACCGCTATCCGCACCTGTCGCAAGCAGGAATACATAAAAAGACCGGCCCCGGACGAGAAAGATAATACCTGCGAAGATGTAACCATTTATCCTCTGATCTCCAACGGAGCCCGTGGAGCGGTTATACGCATAGATAACGTAACAGACCGGGTCAACCTCGAACGAAGGATGCTCCAATCGGAAAAAATGATGTCCATCGGCGGCCTTGCCGCTGGCATGGCTCATGAAATAAACAACCCGCTCTCAGGAATTATGGGCCACGCTACAAATATAAAAAAACGAATATACTCAGACCTGGTAAACAATATCTCAACAGCCGAAAAATGCAATATTTCCCTTGAAAACATGCGCTGCTATGTTGATGAAAGAGGTATCACCCGTATGCTGAACGGCATTTCAGAAGCAGGAGAAAGAGCGGCAACAATAGTACGCAATATGCTGGCATTCAGCCGCAAAAGCGAGAGCAGTTATGAACCACACAATCTGACTGAGCTTCTGGATAAAACAATAGAGCTTGCCTCCAGCGACTATGACTTGCGTCGGGAGTTCGATTTCCGGCAGATTGAAATAATACGGGAATATTCCGAAGACGTTCCCCTTGTCGTCTGCGAAAGCAACGAGATTCAACAGGTTTTCCTTAACATTCTGAAAAATGGCGCCGAAGCCATGTCGGGATCACAAAGAAAATCAAGTTTCTTATGTAAAATTTACGCAAAAGAAGGCAATGCAGTTGTAGAAATCATAGATAACGGTCCCGGAATTCCCAACGAAGTACGTGAGCATATTTTCGAGCCTTTTTTTACAACAAAAGGAATCGGCAAAGGGACAGGACTCGGTCTTTCAGTTTCATACTTTATTATCAATGACCAACATAGCGGTTCTATGGATGTGCAATCCGTTCCTGGGGAATGGACAAAATTCACTATCAAGCTACCTCTGAAATAA